The nucleotide window AGCCAGTCGAACACCGGCGGCAGCGTCCAGGCGCTGGCGTCGATGTCCAGGCCCAGGCCATCGGGGATGACGCGGATGATGTTCTCGGTCAGTCCGCCGCCGGTGATGTGCGCCATGCCATGCAGGTCGTGCGCCTGCAGCAGCTCCAGGATCGGCTTCACGTACAGGGTGGTCGGCGCCATCAGCGCATCGGCCAGTTTCACGCCGCCCACATCGAGGTCGGCGGGTCGTCCGGCGCGGTCGTAGATGCGCCGTACCAGCGAATAGCCGTTGGAATGCGGACCGCTGGAGGCGATGCCGATGAGCACGTCGCCGGCACGCACCTTGGCGCCGTCCAGCAGGCGCGACTTCTCCACCGCCGCCACGCAGAAGCCGGCCAGGTCGTATTCGCCCGGGCCGTACATGTCGGGCATCTCGGCGGTCTCGCCGCCGATCAGCGCGCAGCCGGACAGTTCGCAGCCGCGCGCGATGCCGCCGACCACGGCGACCGTGGTATCCACATCGAGCTTGCCGGTGGCGAAGTAGTCGAGGAAGAACAGCGGCTCGGCGCCCTGCACCAGCACGTCGTTCACGCACATGGCGACCAGGTCGATGCCGATGGTGTCGTGACGGCCCAGCTGCTGCGCCAGCTTCAGCTTGGTGCCCACCCCGTCGGTGCCCGAAACCAGCACCGGCTCGCGGTACTTGCCGGACAGGTCGAACAGCGCGCCGAAGCCGCCCAGGCCGCCCATCACCTCCGGGCGGAAGCTGCGCTTGACCAGCGGCTTGATGCGCTCGACCAGCTCGTTGCCGGCGTCGATGTCGACACCCGCGTCGCGATAGGTCATCGGGGTGGAGGCAGGGGGCGTGGGCTGGGTCACGGGCGGTCGTCGGTGGGCGAGAGGTGGGATTTTAAAGGAATCGGGTGGTCGCGCGGCCGTCCTGAACGGGTGACGTTGGCGGGCAAGGCCCATTCGCGCAACAATTCGAGGGGTCTGTAGAGCCCAAGGACGCTCGATGCGCCGCACCTCCGCTATCGCCCTCGCCGCCGCCCTGCTGCTGGCGGCCATGACCTTGAGCGCCGCCGCGCTGGCGCAGTCCGGGCTGCGCACGGAGGGCGATGCGGTCTCCGCGCGCGGTCTGTACCAGGCGGAGGTCCCCGTCAACGGACAGGGCGAAGAGGAGCGCCAGGGCGGCTTCGCGCGCGCACTCGGCAGCGTGCTGGCCAAGCTCAGCGGCGACCGTTCGGCGATGTCGCGCCCGGGCGTGGGCGCCGAGCTGCGCAATGCCCGGGACTACGTGGAGGGTTACGACTACCGCCAGGACCAGGGCACGTCGCCCACCGGCGCGCCGACCTTCCGCACCACGCTGGTGGTGCGCTTCGACGAAGAGCAGGTCAACGGCCTGGCCGGTGCACTGGGCCTGCCGGTCTGGCCGCAGCCCCGCCCCAAGCCGGTGGTCTGGCTGGCCATCAACGACGGCAGCGGGCCGCGCCTGATGGGACTGCAGCACGCCAACGCCGCCCGGCCGCTGCTCAATCGCGCCATCGAGCGCGGCTACAGCCTGGGCCTGCCGGCAGGCGGCGCCGCCGAGCAGGCGCTGGTCGGCGCCATCTGGCGCCAGGACACGGCGGCGGTGGCGCGCGCATCGGCGCGCTACAGCCCGCCCATGCAACTGGTGGGCAAGCTGTACCGCGACAAGGGCGGCTGGACCGCCGACTGGGTGTTCGTCGACGCCGGCAAGGTGCTGGCGAAATGGTCGGTCAGCGATGCCGACGCGCGCCGCGCGATGGCGTCCGGCGCCGACGGCACGGCCGACGCACTGGTGAAGCGCTATGGCAAGCGGGGCAGCGCCGGGCCCGCCGGCACCTACCGCGTGCTGTTCACCGGCATCCGCAGCACCGACGACTACCTGCGCCTGACCGGCCACCTGCAGAAGATGGCCGTGGTCCGCCGCATCACGCCGGTGCGCGCCAGCGGCGACACCCTGGAACTCGATCTCGAACTCGTTTCCGGCCTGGCAGGCTTCCGCCGCACGATGGGCGACGAGGCTCCGTTCACCGGCGGCGAAGGCGAGCCGCCCGCCTATCAGATGCGCTGACACAGGGACGCTGCATGGATCTCTCTTCCACGCCGGCAGGCACGCTGGCCCGTCGCTGGCAATGGCTGTTGATCGCCCTGATCGTGGGCTGGCTGATCTGGTTGCTGGCGCCGGTGCTGACGCCCTTCGTCTGCGCGGCGCTGCTGGGCTGGCTGGGCGATCCGTGGGTGGACCGGCTGGAACGCTCGGGGCGTTCGCGCACCACCGCCGTGGTGCTGGTCTTCACCCTGATGCTGCTGTTGCTGGTGCTGGCGTTGTTGATCCTGGTGCCGATGATCGAGCGGCAGGTGGTCACGGTGATCGAATCGCTTCCGGCATACCGGGACTGGTTCATGCAGACGGCGCTGCCGTGGGTGGAGCAGCGCACCGGGCTGGAACTGGTCGCCTGGCTGGACGTGGACCGCCTGACCGAATGGGTGCGCGGCCACTGGCAGCAGGCCGGTGGCGTGGCGGCCACGCTGTTCGGCTACTTCTCGCGTTCGGGCTTCGCGGTGATGGCATGGATCGCCAACCTGGTGCTGCTGCCCATCCTGACCTTCTACTTCCTGCGCGACTGGGACCTGCTGGTCGAACGCATCGCCGCGCTGGTGCCGCGCGACCATATCGCCACGGTCACCCGGCTGGCACTGGAATCCAACGAGGTGCTGGGCGCCTTCCTGCGCGGCCAGTTCCTGGTGATGCTGGCCCTGGGCGCGATCTATGCCATCGGCCTGTCGGTGGTGGGCCTGAAGGTGGGGCTGCTGGTGGGCATCATCGCCGGCCTGATCAGTTTCGTGCCCTATCTGGGCACCGCCACCGGCATCGTGCTGGGTGTGATCGCCGCGATGGTGCAGTCCGGCGGCGACTGGTCGCTGGTGGCGATGGTGCTGGGCGTGTTCGTGGTGGGCCAGATGCTGGAAGGCTACGTGCTGACCCCGCGCATCGTCGGCGACCGCATCGGCCTGCACCCGGTAGCGGTGATCTTCGCCATCATGGCCGGCGGCCAGCTGTTCGGCTTCCTGGGCATGTTGCTGGCGCTGCCGGTAGCCGCGATCGCCAACGTGCTGCTGCGCTTTGCGCACGAACGCTATACGCAGAGCCGCCTGTATGCCGGCGACCGGCCGTCCATCGTGCTGGATTCGTACATCGACACGGGCAGCGTGGAGCAGGCCGCACCGCGGGACAACCAAACGCCGTGAGCCGCGACACGCCGGGCGCCGGGCTGGGGCCGCAACTGCCGCTCGCGCTGCGGTATCCGCCGGACCAGCGCTTGGAAAGCTTCATCGCGCCGCCGGACGGCGCGTTGGCGGCCCTGTCGCTGCTGGCCGCGGGGACGGGCGCGGACTGGGTGTACCTGGCCGGCGCGTCGCGGACCGGCAAGACCCACCTGGCGCTGGCCGTGTGCGCGGCCGCCGAGCAGCAGGGCCGGCGGGCGGCCTACCTGCCGGCCATGGCGGCGGCAGGGCGACTGCGCGACGCGCTGGATGCCCTGGAGGGCCATGACGTGGTGGCGCTGGACGGCCTGGACGCGATCGCCGGCGTGCGGGAAGACGAAGTCGCGCTGTTCGACTTCCACAACCGGGCGCGCGGATCGGGACTGAACGTGCTCTACACCGCGCGCAGCATCCCCGACGACATCGGCCTGGTGCTGCCGGACCTGCGTTCGCGCCTGCAGCAATGCCTGCGTTTCATGCTGCATCCGCTCGACGACGCAGGGCGTCGCGACGTGCTGCGCGACCGCGCTCAGCGGCGCGGGTTGATACTGGAAGAGGCCGCGCTGGACTGGCTGCTCACGCGCACCGACCGCGACCTGGGCGCGTTGGTGGCACTGCTGGACCGGCTGGACCGCGCCTCGCTGGCGGCGCAGCGCCGGATCACCGTGCCCTTCCTGCGGCAGACGCTTGGCGCCGCGGGCTGAGGCCTGGCGGCATCAGGGGCAGGTTTCCGGGACTTCTTCCCACAC belongs to Pseudoxanthomonas sp. F37 and includes:
- the purM gene encoding phosphoribosylformylglycinamidine cyclo-ligase gives rise to the protein MTQPTPPASTPMTYRDAGVDIDAGNELVERIKPLVKRSFRPEVMGGLGGFGALFDLSGKYREPVLVSGTDGVGTKLKLAQQLGRHDTIGIDLVAMCVNDVLVQGAEPLFFLDYFATGKLDVDTTVAVVGGIARGCELSGCALIGGETAEMPDMYGPGEYDLAGFCVAAVEKSRLLDGAKVRAGDVLIGIASSGPHSNGYSLVRRIYDRAGRPADLDVGGVKLADALMAPTTLYVKPILELLQAHDLHGMAHITGGGLTENIIRVIPDGLGLDIDASAWTLPPVFDWLQREGAVENTEMWRTFNCGIGFVLVVAPDQLAAVQADLARLQLAHWQIGEVVTAPGGERVRIG
- a CDS encoding DUF2066 domain-containing protein; translated protein: MRRTSAIALAAALLLAAMTLSAAALAQSGLRTEGDAVSARGLYQAEVPVNGQGEEERQGGFARALGSVLAKLSGDRSAMSRPGVGAELRNARDYVEGYDYRQDQGTSPTGAPTFRTTLVVRFDEEQVNGLAGALGLPVWPQPRPKPVVWLAINDGSGPRLMGLQHANAARPLLNRAIERGYSLGLPAGGAAEQALVGAIWRQDTAAVARASARYSPPMQLVGKLYRDKGGWTADWVFVDAGKVLAKWSVSDADARRAMASGADGTADALVKRYGKRGSAGPAGTYRVLFTGIRSTDDYLRLTGHLQKMAVVRRITPVRASGDTLELDLELVSGLAGFRRTMGDEAPFTGGEGEPPAYQMR
- a CDS encoding AI-2E family transporter; the encoded protein is MDLSSTPAGTLARRWQWLLIALIVGWLIWLLAPVLTPFVCAALLGWLGDPWVDRLERSGRSRTTAVVLVFTLMLLLLVLALLILVPMIERQVVTVIESLPAYRDWFMQTALPWVEQRTGLELVAWLDVDRLTEWVRGHWQQAGGVAATLFGYFSRSGFAVMAWIANLVLLPILTFYFLRDWDLLVERIAALVPRDHIATVTRLALESNEVLGAFLRGQFLVMLALGAIYAIGLSVVGLKVGLLVGIIAGLISFVPYLGTATGIVLGVIAAMVQSGGDWSLVAMVLGVFVVGQMLEGYVLTPRIVGDRIGLHPVAVIFAIMAGGQLFGFLGMLLALPVAAIANVLLRFAHERYTQSRLYAGDRPSIVLDSYIDTGSVEQAAPRDNQTP
- the hda gene encoding DnaA regulatory inactivator Hda; the encoded protein is MGPQLPLALRYPPDQRLESFIAPPDGALAALSLLAAGTGADWVYLAGASRTGKTHLALAVCAAAEQQGRRAAYLPAMAAAGRLRDALDALEGHDVVALDGLDAIAGVREDEVALFDFHNRARGSGLNVLYTARSIPDDIGLVLPDLRSRLQQCLRFMLHPLDDAGRRDVLRDRAQRRGLILEEAALDWLLTRTDRDLGALVALLDRLDRASLAAQRRITVPFLRQTLGAAG